The genomic interval GAATGAATGTTCATATCCCATTTCAAGATGTACCCTATTCTTTTACAATCGCGATTATGATTTCCTTCTTACTATCAGGCGTAACGGCTTTGGTCTTTTGGAAGAAGAAGTTTTTTTAATAAGGAAGCCCAGCTCAAATGTTGCACTAGTTGCTTCTATATAATATATTATTAACTCCTCCTTTTGAAAGGGAGGAGTTTTTTCTAATAAAAAGTGCGGAATTCCTTAGGGGTATATCCTGTTTCTTTTTTAAAGGTGGCTACAAAATGACTTGTATCATTGAATCCGGTTAGAAATGTAATGTCTTTTATTTTCAAATCGCGATTTGTGACTAAAATTTCTTTTGCCTTTTTGATGCGATAAGCAAGGACATATTGATAGACAGAGACACCGATAAATCGTCTAAAAAGTTTATTTAAATATTGTGGTGAAATAAAGAGACTTTTCGCTAAATCAGCGATGGCGCATTTTTCTCTGTAATTGGATTGGATCCATTGAATACTTGGCGATATATATTGATGATATAAATCATTTGTTTGAAAGGTTCGGTGTAACCCATGATCTCTAATGTTTAATAAGAAGGTATACACATCAATGTATGAGTAAAATGTTTGTGGGAGAATAAATATCCTTTTTGTCTAGTTGGGGGACGCGTCCTCCAACTAGACAAAAAGGCCACCAAGCGAGAGCGCGGTAGCTGGAAAAAATTAAGCATTAAAAAAGAGAGCATCCTTTTGTAAAGTAGAATTTGGCGAAAACTACGAAAAGGAGAGGCTCTCATGAATCAATGTAACACAAAAATGCCATCATTAAAAGAATTGGAAAAAACTTTATTTCGAACACTACAAATGACGTTTCAAGAAATCCTTATTCAAACGTTAGAAAATTGGGATCAAGAGATTGCCAAGCAACGAGACAAAAGAAGATTTGCTTTACGTGATAAACGAGAAATACGATTAGATACAGCGTTTGGAGCTGTGGAGCTGAAGCGTAATTATTATTTTGATCGTGTAACCAAAAAATATATTTGTCTATTAGATCACTATTTACAGTTTCAGGGGAATAAGGGATTTAGTCCGCTACTAGAAGAATGGGGGTTAGAACTAGCGACGAATGGCTCCTCCTATCGAAAGGCGGTGGAAACGTTCGAACAATTTTTAGGCTATTCGGCGATGAGCCACGAAGCATTACGGCAACATCTTCTTCAAACAAGCGTACTTCCCGCTAAGGAAAAACGCCCTTTTCAAAAGGTATTGTTTGTAGAAGTAGATGGATTATATGTGAAGAGTCAAGAAAAGAAAAAGCGTGGATGGGAGTTGAAATTCGCCGCTGTACACGAGGGATGGAAAGAAAACGGAAAGCGAATCAGGCTCCGAAATAAAAGGCATTTTCTTTATGAAGGAAAAGAACCCTTTTGGGAAGCCTTTGAAACGTTCTTACAGAATAATTATGCGTATGATCCTACCCAAACCTTGCTTATTATTAATGGTGATGGAGCAGGCTGGATAACGGCATGTCGGGAGTATTTTCGGGAACGCGCCTTTTTCACCATGGACCGTTTTCATGTCGCTCGTTCGATGAAGCAACTAATGAAGAGCCATCCTCGATACCGCTACATGAAAAGAGCGTTAAGAAACTACCAGGTAGAAACATTACTTCTAGAGTTGAATAGCGCAGTAGGAACAATGGATACACCAGAAGAAGAAGAAAAACTAGAGCATTTCCTTGCCTTTTTAACGCATCATCAGGAAACCATAAAAGATTACCGTAGTTGGTTACAGGAAAAAGGTGTGGACACGACAGCGTATCGTCCAATGGGAAGTGCAGAGGCGATGATGAATCAATTAGCCAAACGATTAAAGAATGGAAGAGCATGGAGCAAAAAAGGGGTCATGAGCATGGCGCGCTTGTGGATTGGATTGAAGGATGACCTATCCATCCAAACGATATATGGGAAATGGGAAAAAGCCACGGAAAAATCAAAGAAAGAGCATCGAGCGAAAAGAGAAATACCCACAAAATTAGTAACAGAAACCGTGCGTCAGAACATGCCATACTTAAATCAAGCGATTGGAAAACCCGTTCACTTTGCCTTACAGGGATTAAAAGGTTTTTAAAAAAGAAAAAAACGAAATTTTGATGAAAGAAAACATTTAGAAAACGGATACAAAATTAGAAGTTTTACTTTATAAAAGGGGAGCTATAAAACACTCCCACAAAAACTTGACTCAATCCACATCAATAGACAGCTTTTGATGGATGGAATTTTTGTTTTCGTTTTTTATATGGGACAACATTCTTTTCGTCCACTCACTATAGGAAAAATCAGGACAGTCATTTGCAAGATAAAAGGAATCTGTACCAAGTATTTTGGCTATGCTTGGAGCGAATGTACCGTTAATAGTCAAAAAATTTGTCTTCCATCCTTTAGCGGATATAGCTTCATAATAATGGGAAACAAATGGGGCTATTAGAATCCCTTCAGAAGGCTTTAACCGAATTTTCTGCTGTTCAATAGTAACTTCTCCTAACCCTTCCTCTGTTTGTAGCTAATGATAATAGGGATAGCCTTCTTCTCTTATAACCATTTCCTGTTCCCATTTATAGCCAATACTTTCAATCGAAAAAGGATTGAAATCATCCAATAAATTAAAATGAACCTCCATTTATGTATCCCCTTACAATAGTTTCGTATTTTTATATAAACTAGTTACTCTTATTATACTTTTTCTCCGTTGTCCTATCTATAATGAATGTATGAAAATGACGACGGAGGGATGGAAATGGAGAAGAAATTCTTTAATCGTATATTATATGGTGGAGATTATAATCCGAATCAATGGCCTAAGGATATTTGGGAAGAGGATATGCGCATCTTTAAAAAAGCAGGCATTAATTCGGCAACGATTAATGTTTTTTCTTGGGCGAAAATTCAGCCCTCGGAAGAAGAGTATTATTTTGAAGAGCTAGACGAAATCATCGAAATGCTAAGTAAGGACAAGTATGAAATTATTCTTGCTACATCTACAGCTTCTTTGCCGGCATGGATGGTGAAAAAATATCCTGAAGTGGCACGAACCGATTATGAAGGCAGACATCATAAGTTTGGACAAAGACATAATGCCTGTCCAAACAGTCTTGTTTATCAGAAGTTTGCAAGCAAATTGGCAGGAAAGCTAGCAGAAAGATATGGAAGTAATCCCCATATAACTTGTTGGCATATTAATAATGAATACGGTGGCGAGTGCTATTGCGAAAACTGTGAGAAGGCATTTCGTGTATGGCTAAAAAATCGCTATAAGACGATTGAAGCATTAAATCAAGCATGGAACTTAGAATTCTGGGGTCATACCATTTATGAATGGGATGAAGTAGTATTACCCAATGCACTAAGTGAAGGAATTGGCAGAGATAAAACTGCCTTTGCAGGAATATCCATCGATTATCGTCGTTTCAACTCGGATAGTATGCTGGAAAATTACAAGATGGAACGAGATGCGATTCGTAAATATGATTCTGTTACGCCAATCACTACAAATTTAATGGGGACTTATAAAAATTTAGATTACTTTAAATGGGCAAAAGAGATGGACCTTGTTTCATGGGACAATTATCCAAGCTATAATACGCCATTAAGCTATACAGCGATGTGCCATGATTTAATGCGAGGTCTTAAAGATGGTCAACCATTTATGTTAATGGAACAAACACCAAGTCAACAAAACTGGCAGCCTTATAATTCTTTAAAACGACCAGGGAAAATGCGTGCCCAAAGCTACCAAACACTTGCACATGGAGCGGATACCATTCAATTTTTCCAATTACGCCGCTCAGTAGGGGCATGTGAAAAATTTCATGGTGCTGTCATCGAGCATGTTGGACATGAAAATACACGAGTATTCCGAGAAGT from Niallia sp. FSL W8-0635 carries:
- a CDS encoding helix-turn-helix transcriptional regulator, whose protein sequence is MYTFLLNIRDHGLHRTFQTNDLYHQYISPSIQWIQSNYREKCAIADLAKSLFISPQYLNKLFRRFIGVSVYQYVLAYRIKKAKEILVTNRDLKIKDITFLTGFNDTSHFVATFKKETGYTPKEFRTFY
- a CDS encoding ISLre2 family transposase: MNQCNTKMPSLKELEKTLFRTLQMTFQEILIQTLENWDQEIAKQRDKRRFALRDKREIRLDTAFGAVELKRNYYFDRVTKKYICLLDHYLQFQGNKGFSPLLEEWGLELATNGSSYRKAVETFEQFLGYSAMSHEALRQHLLQTSVLPAKEKRPFQKVLFVEVDGLYVKSQEKKKRGWELKFAAVHEGWKENGKRIRLRNKRHFLYEGKEPFWEAFETFLQNNYAYDPTQTLLIINGDGAGWITACREYFRERAFFTMDRFHVARSMKQLMKSHPRYRYMKRALRNYQVETLLLELNSAVGTMDTPEEEEKLEHFLAFLTHHQETIKDYRSWLQEKGVDTTAYRPMGSAEAMMNQLAKRLKNGRAWSKKGVMSMARLWIGLKDDLSIQTIYGKWEKATEKSKKEHRAKREIPTKLVTETVRQNMPYLNQAIGKPVHFALQGLKGF
- a CDS encoding beta-galactosidase, producing the protein MEKKFFNRILYGGDYNPNQWPKDIWEEDMRIFKKAGINSATINVFSWAKIQPSEEEYYFEELDEIIEMLSKDKYEIILATSTASLPAWMVKKYPEVARTDYEGRHHKFGQRHNACPNSLVYQKFASKLAGKLAERYGSNPHITCWHINNEYGGECYCENCEKAFRVWLKNRYKTIEALNQAWNLEFWGHTIYEWDEVVLPNALSEGIGRDKTAFAGISIDYRRFNSDSMLENYKMERDAIRKYDSVTPITTNLMGTYKNLDYFKWAKEMDLVSWDNYPSYNTPLSYTAMCHDLMRGLKDGQPFMLMEQTPSQQNWQPYNSLKRPGKMRAQSYQTLAHGADTIQFFQLRRSVGACEKFHGAVIEHVGHENTRVFREVMELGKELEQFEEIIGSTINSKVGIIFDWENYWALEYTSGPNKDLTYVDQIHQYYQYFYNKNIPVDMISVDSDLSKYDVVVAPVLYMMKAGLAERITAFVETGGQFVTTFMSGIVNESDNVYLGGYPGPLREIAGIWVEEIDALAPEQKNGVEFNDGNAYTCQLLCDIIHLEGAETIATYKEDFYGDTPAITKNSYGKGNVWYVGTQVEQDGIAHLFNQVIAETNVKPVCSNGEGLEITKRETTDASFYFVINQKTKKHLLPEELVGKRNLLTGEVVKEAVELGQFDVLLLK